The region CAAAGATAAAAAGTAAGATACATGAAGTTCATTTACTGCATCATACAAATCTTTTGAATTATTTTTTGCGCTTTTAAGAGCTTTGTTTAATAAAGCTTGTGCTTCTATAGTCTCTTTTTTTGCTCCATTTTCTTTCGCCATATTTGCAAAATTGTAATATTTTTGTTCACCTATAATCTCTTCATTTGCTTCTAATATAGCTACAATTGCTGCATTTGTATTATTACTTAAAATATACTCTTTTTCTTTATGGGGAACCTTTATTCTCCACTCTTTTAGTTTATAAGTACTAGCAATTAAAGTATTCATAACTAAACTATTTTCCCATAGGTCATCTTTTTTAGTTCTAGTTAAATAACCCTCATAAACTTCTTTTATATCATCTAACTTAGAGATAATAGAATCAACAATAACATCTGCTATTGCTTTTTCTCTTTTTGTAATTGTTTTATCATTAAATAAAATATACTCTAAAGCATTTACCGTTTTAAATGAGTTTTTAAAAAGTGCAATTTGTGGTTCATCTTTTGAGTCAATAACTCT is a window of Arcobacter sp. F2176 DNA encoding:
- a CDS encoding imelysin family protein; this encodes MKKIFLILIISFMSLFAKDTMLDSILKNVSIVNVDNTIKNAQILKKDYSAQNFTTFIKSWKKVEAFYFAGDIDDNYIDTPRYIDVFHNLKEDLSVQMQRVIDSKDEPQIALFKNSFKTVNALEYILFNDKTITKREKAIADVIVDSIISKLDDIKEVYEGYLTRTKKDDLWENSLVMNTLIASTYKLKEWRIKVPHKEKEYILSNNTNAAIVAILEANEEIIGEQKYYNFANMAKENGAKKETIEAQALLNKALKSAKNNSKDLYDAVNELHVSYFLSLIEQLSITAKILEADGD